The Candidatus Dependentiae bacterium genome has a segment encoding these proteins:
- the bamD gene encoding outer membrane protein assembly factor BamD, giving the protein MIVIQNLFLVVCCLALSYMGTIKSDEITTQTEVTFAAVEPKDTVQQTPKAVEQKVHDPIKLTQSDKRKRKSSTKKAKRHTFRDMTYEELATTKDRKVKEGDLELAIKYAEKMVPMCKDMHELKDLILELANLLFKAGEFEKSGKLYNEFIALYPGNEHIERAYYQAILCTSQGVLDAVRDQSKTKETLELTKKFLERGDIFTTYKAHVETIQKQYYQRLAESEINIATFYSNRGSFKAAQHRMNNIRKEYADKLPDLEPQLLALEITFAQTQGNKDLIAQKVNELQEKFPTYSATIALAQAPQAKSFIQKF; this is encoded by the coding sequence ATGATAGTAATACAAAACCTTTTTTTAGTTGTCTGTTGCCTAGCATTATCGTACATGGGCACCATTAAATCTGATGAAATCACCACACAAACTGAAGTAACTTTCGCAGCCGTAGAGCCCAAAGATACCGTGCAACAAACCCCAAAAGCTGTAGAACAAAAGGTACACGATCCAATAAAATTAACACAATCTGATAAACGAAAACGAAAAAGCTCTACAAAAAAAGCAAAGCGCCACACCTTCCGCGATATGACGTATGAAGAATTGGCTACCACTAAAGATCGCAAGGTTAAAGAAGGTGATCTTGAGTTGGCAATTAAATATGCAGAAAAGATGGTGCCTATGTGCAAAGATATGCACGAACTCAAGGATTTGATTCTTGAACTCGCCAATCTTTTATTCAAGGCAGGTGAATTTGAAAAATCAGGAAAACTATACAATGAATTTATAGCGCTCTATCCGGGCAATGAACACATTGAACGAGCTTATTACCAAGCTATATTATGCACATCACAAGGCGTACTCGACGCTGTGCGCGACCAATCAAAAACCAAAGAAACCCTAGAGTTAACCAAAAAATTCTTAGAGCGCGGTGATATTTTCACCACCTATAAGGCACACGTGGAAACCATCCAGAAGCAATATTACCAACGCCTGGCCGAAAGCGAAATTAACATAGCCACCTTTTACAGCAATCGCGGTAGCTTTAAAGCAGCACAACACCGCATGAACAACATAAGAAAAGAATATGCCGATAAGTTACCTGACCTTGAACCGCAACTTCTTGCGCTCGAAATCACCTTCGCACAGACGCAAGGCAATAAAGATCTTATTGCACAAAAAGTGAACGAATTACAGGAAAAATTCCCTACCTATAGCGCCACCATTGCGTTGGCACAAGCTCCTCAAGCAAAGAGCTTTATCCAAAAGTTTTAA
- the gspE gene encoding type II secretion system ATPase GspE, with translation MMITNGIGEILLAAGVITPEQLRDCQQTPGKAGETLEHCLIEKHAVQPEAIAKALASYFSVAYVDKITDKMADLELLAKVPLKFLRDNSVMPVMIDGQITILINNPLKFQPIDELNLLLGGNVPYAVAVEKVILDAINRYYPLEGAKQMMEELEGEDKEIGAVDFESIEEKDILAMASEAPIIKLVNHILFQAAKRGASDIHIESFEKELRVRYRIDGVMYQVMTPPKRIQGALISRIKIIADLNIAEKRLPQDGRIDLKIAGKQIDIRVSVLPTVFGERIVMRLLDKSRTFGKLKDLGFSEHDLTLLMQNIVKPNGIIYVTGPTGSGKTSTLYCILGELNTPDVNIVTVEDPVEYQMAGVGQVAVREKVGLTFAAALRSILRQDPDIVMIGETRDSETAQIAIQAALTGHLVLSTLHTNNAPASVTRLLDMGVEPFLIASSVVLIVAQRLVRRLCEKCKVAYVPSKDVLLSIGLTEKEIKGSTLYKPVGCEDCLQTGYRGRLAIFELMTISPEIAKLIMQRADTSLLRKQALAEGMILLIQDGVRKIKAGVTTIEEVLSVAAIEQETLEV, from the coding sequence ATGATGATTACAAATGGTATAGGCGAAATTTTATTGGCAGCGGGTGTGATTACCCCAGAGCAATTACGTGATTGTCAGCAAACTCCTGGCAAGGCGGGCGAAACTTTAGAGCATTGTTTGATTGAAAAGCATGCCGTGCAACCTGAGGCAATAGCAAAAGCGCTGGCTTCTTATTTTTCTGTGGCTTATGTAGATAAAATTACTGACAAAATGGCTGATCTCGAGCTGTTGGCAAAAGTGCCTTTAAAGTTTTTACGGGACAACAGCGTAATGCCGGTGATGATTGATGGTCAGATAACCATTTTGATTAACAATCCTCTTAAATTTCAGCCTATCGATGAGCTTAATCTGTTGTTGGGTGGCAATGTCCCCTATGCCGTGGCGGTTGAAAAAGTGATTTTAGACGCTATCAATCGCTACTATCCTCTTGAAGGCGCCAAGCAGATGATGGAGGAGCTTGAGGGCGAAGATAAAGAGATTGGTGCGGTAGATTTTGAGTCTATTGAAGAAAAAGACATTTTGGCGATGGCCAGTGAAGCGCCAATTATTAAGCTGGTGAATCATATTTTGTTTCAAGCGGCAAAACGTGGCGCATCTGACATTCATATAGAGTCTTTTGAAAAAGAACTACGGGTTCGCTATCGTATTGATGGCGTTATGTATCAGGTTATGACACCACCAAAAAGAATTCAAGGAGCCTTAATTTCTCGTATTAAAATTATCGCCGATCTGAACATTGCCGAAAAACGATTGCCACAAGATGGTAGAATCGATCTTAAAATTGCGGGCAAGCAGATTGATATTCGTGTGTCGGTATTGCCAACGGTGTTTGGCGAACGTATTGTTATGCGTCTGCTTGATAAATCAAGAACCTTTGGCAAACTCAAGGATCTTGGGTTCAGTGAGCATGATCTAACATTGTTGATGCAAAACATTGTAAAACCCAATGGCATTATTTATGTGACTGGTCCAACTGGTTCTGGTAAAACATCAACACTCTATTGCATTTTGGGTGAGCTCAATACTCCTGACGTTAACATTGTGACGGTCGAAGACCCGGTTGAATATCAAATGGCTGGGGTTGGTCAGGTTGCCGTACGAGAAAAAGTAGGGTTAACCTTTGCGGCAGCATTGCGTTCTATTTTGCGTCAAGATCCTGATATTGTGATGATTGGTGAAACCCGTGACTCAGAAACTGCCCAAATTGCAATTCAAGCAGCTTTAACAGGCCATTTGGTGTTGAGCACTTTGCACACTAACAACGCACCCGCTTCGGTTACTCGTTTGCTGGATATGGGCGTTGAGCCATTTTTAATCGCATCGTCTGTGGTGCTGATTGTGGCCCAACGACTGGTGCGTAGACTGTGCGAAAAATGTAAGGTTGCTTATGTGCCATCAAAAGATGTGTTATTGAGCATCGGCTTGACAGAAAAAGAAATTAAAGGCTCTACGTTGTATAAGCCTGTTGGCTGTGAAGACTGCCTGCAGACTGGCTACAGAGGTCGTTTGGCAATATTTGAACTTATGACGATATCGCCCGAGATAGCAAAGCTTATTATGCAGCGCGCTGACACATCTTTGCTGCGCAAGCAAGCACTTGCTGAAGGCATGATTCTCTTGATTCAAGATGGCGTACGTAAAATTAAAGCAGGCGTCACTACTATAGAAGAAGTATTGTCCGTTGCAGCTATTGAGCAGGAGACTCTTGAGGTATAG
- a CDS encoding prepilin-type N-terminal cleavage/methylation domain-containing protein, whose amino-acid sequence MRKHSGFTLIELMVVVAIVSVIAVLTFTQVRFLDGALMRAEVDKLYGMCMYAQRCAMLTNKKQVIIVDKAAKSYTYNGRCERLPDAIDFGFIAGVKGPPSDPRGDITSPITFKDDQIIFKPNGIIQPGSIYLVDTQKKSMYGLSSSVAQVSFLRKYRYDKKWGLL is encoded by the coding sequence ATGCGTAAGCACTCAGGGTTCACTCTCATTGAGTTGATGGTAGTCGTTGCTATCGTGAGCGTTATTGCAGTGTTGACCTTTACTCAAGTACGGTTTCTCGATGGCGCACTCATGCGCGCCGAAGTTGATAAACTATACGGCATGTGCATGTACGCACAACGTTGTGCTATGTTGACCAATAAAAAGCAGGTTATCATCGTGGATAAAGCCGCAAAATCATACACCTATAATGGGCGTTGTGAGCGGCTGCCCGATGCTATTGATTTTGGCTTTATAGCGGGGGTCAAGGGTCCACCGTCAGACCCCCGCGGTGATATTACCTCGCCAATCACCTTCAAAGATGATCAGATTATTTTTAAGCCCAATGGCATTATTCAGCCGGGATCGATCTATTTAGTTGATACGCAAAAAAAGTCTATGTATGGCTTAAGTTCTTCTGTCGCTCAAGTTTCTTTCCTGAGAAAATATCGGTATGATAAGAAGTGGGGATTGCTATAA
- a CDS encoding YraN family protein produces the protein MHKNTQLGSQAEELVALQLTKKGFAIMELNYKQKFGEIDVIARKDSLLIFVEVKMRTNNHFDLAEVITHSKQQKIIRTASHYLAYNKYEDSECRFDVALVQLENNMPQITYIPNAFEKE, from the coding sequence ATGCACAAAAACACACAGCTTGGGTCTCAAGCCGAAGAATTGGTAGCTCTGCAACTCACCAAAAAAGGGTTTGCCATCATGGAGCTCAACTATAAACAAAAATTTGGCGAGATAGACGTTATCGCCCGCAAAGATTCACTGCTTATTTTTGTTGAAGTCAAAATGAGAACAAATAATCATTTTGACCTTGCGGAAGTTATTACTCACTCAAAACAACAAAAAATTATACGAACCGCATCCCACTATCTTGCATATAATAAGTATGAAGATAGCGAATGTCGCTTTGATGTGGCACTTGTCCAGTTAGAAAATAATATGCCACAGATCACCTACATCCCCAACGCATTCGAGAAAGAATGA